From Mucilaginibacter rubeus, a single genomic window includes:
- a CDS encoding VOC family protein, with amino-acid sequence MQTHVAAVTLAVKDLDAIKEFYIEKFGWQIIAENEKIVMLKLDNLVLTLCDEPLFKEYTNIHNNNRSKAVYFTINLASKANVDEQIAKLRGVGVQILKQPSETFWGGYAGFVADPEGNCWEICFNPYAGN; translated from the coding sequence ATGCAAACCCATGTAGCCGCCGTAACGCTTGCTGTTAAAGATCTTGATGCGATAAAGGAATTTTATATCGAAAAATTCGGGTGGCAAATTATTGCCGAAAATGAAAAGATTGTAATGCTAAAGCTTGATAATTTAGTACTCACCCTGTGCGATGAGCCGCTTTTTAAGGAATACACAAATATACATAATAATAACAGGAGTAAGGCTGTCTACTTTACCATAAACCTCGCTTCAAAAGCTAATGTTGATGAACAGATAGCGAAATTAAGAGGGGTCGGCGTACAAATATTAAAGCAGCCATCCGAAACATTTTGGGGCGGATACGCAGGCTTTGTTGCCGATCCTGAAGGAAATTGCTGGGAAATTTGTTTTAATCCTTACGCCGGAAACTGA
- a CDS encoding patatin-like phospholipase family protein, protein MAAEKTSDQQVFYVGLCMAGAVSAGAYTAGVIDYLLQALTEWDKRRGQPGVPSHRVQIPVMGGASAGGMTSIMAASSLNNPITHIDKPSGDILAEHPENKLYHSWVDLVQADMFSKMLDTSDIKNSGVISALNSDFINDVATRVVSADPKQWQPTPAYIKPGLKIFTTLTNLQGYAYNVPFNSSSPQPTKYNMRIHNDYACFQLTENAITGHNDGWMPLDLKNKVNTDIAADAAMATGAFPVGLQSRIVKRDAQYVNNNPWLSNYLVNSPVAAGGYQTLNVDGGMINNEPFDKVRSVLDDLTGQPDVDYNNYNKFVSTVLMIEPFPTQAPTPISQSRAISNIVGLTLSSMLSQMRSKAVNIKDAMDSDCAGQYLITPSRRVDTPDGKSTDLTGEQAIACGALSGFSGFLNKEFRVHDFFLGRHNCKIFLRDYFTVPTKALTTNSIFVDGYANADKAKFKSTQNDSYQIIPVFEEEIKFPDIKFSSGNNWPTIKEQDIDRFSGGMKDRIQTIMLNVADLGWLTKSLLWIGAKVILNRMVTNKIMVTIKGELKTWKLLP, encoded by the coding sequence ATGGCAGCAGAAAAAACTTCAGATCAGCAAGTATTTTATGTAGGACTTTGTATGGCCGGCGCGGTTTCTGCGGGGGCCTATACCGCAGGCGTTATTGATTACCTGCTCCAGGCATTAACCGAATGGGACAAACGTCGCGGCCAACCCGGCGTTCCATCACACAGGGTGCAGATCCCTGTAATGGGCGGCGCATCTGCCGGGGGCATGACCAGTATCATGGCAGCATCCTCGCTTAATAACCCGATAACCCATATCGATAAACCTTCAGGAGATATCCTTGCCGAACATCCTGAGAATAAACTCTATCACTCGTGGGTTGATCTTGTTCAGGCAGATATGTTTTCGAAAATGCTGGATACATCTGATATTAAAAACTCAGGCGTAATATCCGCCCTTAATTCTGATTTTATTAACGATGTTGCTACCCGCGTAGTTTCTGCTGATCCCAAACAGTGGCAGCCTACCCCTGCTTATATTAAACCAGGTTTAAAGATCTTCACTACACTTACCAACCTGCAGGGCTATGCTTATAATGTCCCGTTCAATTCGTCATCGCCGCAGCCTACTAAGTACAACATGCGCATCCATAATGATTACGCGTGTTTTCAACTTACAGAGAACGCTATAACAGGACATAATGATGGTTGGATGCCTTTGGACCTGAAGAATAAAGTAAACACTGATATAGCCGCCGATGCAGCTATGGCTACAGGCGCTTTTCCCGTTGGCTTACAATCAAGAATAGTAAAACGGGATGCGCAATATGTTAACAATAACCCATGGCTAAGCAATTACCTGGTTAATAGTCCTGTAGCAGCTGGTGGCTATCAAACCCTGAATGTTGACGGCGGCATGATCAACAACGAACCATTTGACAAAGTGCGGAGTGTATTGGATGATCTTACCGGTCAGCCCGATGTTGATTATAATAACTATAATAAGTTTGTTTCAACCGTGCTGATGATAGAGCCCTTCCCTACTCAGGCGCCAACACCAATTTCGCAATCAAGGGCTATATCAAATATCGTAGGCTTAACGCTATCTTCCATGTTATCGCAAATGCGATCAAAGGCTGTTAATATTAAAGATGCCATGGACTCGGATTGTGCCGGCCAGTACCTGATCACCCCATCGCGCAGGGTAGATACACCGGATGGTAAATCAACTGATCTTACCGGCGAGCAAGCCATTGCCTGTGGTGCGCTGAGCGGCTTTAGCGGTTTTTTAAATAAAGAATTCAGGGTTCATGACTTCTTTTTAGGCCGTCATAACTGCAAGATCTTTTTACGTGATTACTTTACCGTGCCCACCAAAGCACTAACTACCAACTCTATTTTTGTTGATGGCTACGCCAACGCGGATAAAGCCAAATTTAAATCAACCCAAAACGATAGCTACCAGATCATCCCCGTGTTTGAAGAGGAAATCAAATTCCCTGATATTAAATTCAGCTCGGGCAACAACTGGCCTACTATTAAGGAACAGGATATTGATAGGTTTAGCGGCGGTATGAAAGACCGTATCCAAACCATTATGCTTAATGTGGCAGACCTGGGCTGGCTTACCAAAAGCTTACTATGGATAGGTGCCAAAGTGATTTTGAACCGCATGGTAACCAACAAAATTATGGTGACAATAAAAGGCGAACTTAAAACCTGGAAACTGCTGCCATAA
- a CDS encoding DMT family transporter — protein MYKKILAGVVFTALWSTGAIAAKFGIRSADALILASVRFISTGLIFGPYFLLHSKHRFWPRGSEWKPIIIYGLLNTTFTLGSFFAAQKYASAGMSTLFLAVAPLLMALFSSWFLGRKLSRFEIIGMLVAFSGLILSAASELPKGHIKPLGLVLLIIYMVSYACSSIYFSSIKRTLTNIVFNVWQVFTGGIMLLPFAFLFKDYHIHHLDTNLLLSMAWMVIVLSFIANQLWLYLVKIDTVKAAAWLYLAPVFGYALGYIFFNETITVFTISGTLLVIAGLVVAGRNKKAVKAVE, from the coding sequence ATGTATAAAAAAATATTAGCCGGTGTGGTGTTCACCGCGCTTTGGTCTACCGGTGCAATAGCAGCCAAGTTCGGCATTCGTTCGGCCGATGCTTTGATTTTGGCCAGTGTCAGGTTTATTAGTACAGGTTTAATATTTGGCCCTTATTTTTTATTACATAGCAAGCACCGCTTTTGGCCTCGTGGCAGCGAGTGGAAGCCCATTATTATTTACGGGCTTTTAAATACCACGTTTACACTGGGTTCTTTTTTCGCGGCACAAAAGTATGCGTCGGCAGGCATGAGCACGCTGTTTTTAGCTGTGGCTCCCTTGCTCATGGCGCTGTTCTCGTCGTGGTTTTTAGGCCGTAAGCTTAGCCGCTTTGAGATTATTGGGATGCTGGTGGCATTTAGTGGGTTGATACTTTCCGCCGCTTCTGAGTTACCCAAAGGCCATATCAAACCCTTAGGCTTAGTATTACTCATTATCTATATGGTATCCTACGCCTGCAGCAGTATTTATTTTTCGTCGATAAAGCGAACGCTGACTAATATTGTTTTTAACGTTTGGCAGGTATTTACCGGCGGCATCATGTTATTGCCTTTTGCCTTCCTGTTTAAAGACTATCACATTCATCATTTAGACACGAACCTCCTGTTGTCTATGGCCTGGATGGTCATCGTGCTCTCGTTCATAGCCAATCAGTTATGGCTTTACCTGGTAAAGATAGATACCGTTAAAGCCGCGGCATGGCTATACCTTGCCCCTGTTTTTGGCTATGCGCTTGGTTACATTTTCTTCAATGAAACCATAACCGTGTTCACCATTTCCGGTACGCTTTTAGTAATTGCGGGATTGGTTGTAGCGGGGAGGAATAAGAAAGCAGTTAAGGCTGTAGAGTAG
- the fabF gene encoding beta-ketoacyl-ACP synthase II gives MLNRVVITGLGALTPLGNNVKTYWQNLVAGKSGAATITRFDASLFRTQFACELKDFNITDHLDKAELKRTDTFTQYALVAADEAIKDSGFELSKMDPFDIGIIWGSGQGGMETFEEQVTEYARGNGQPRFSPFFVPKFISNMASGMISIRNGFMGINYTTVSACATSNTAIMDAFNYIRLGKAKIIVTGGSEAPITPASIGGFSSMKAMSARNDDPQHASRPFDIDRDGFVMGEGAGALVLEDYDHAVARGAHIYAEVTGASMTADAYHMTATHPEGLGAARAMQQALTESGLSIEDVDYLNMHATSTPVGDLSEINALLAVSKNKEIKTIIGSTKSMTGHLLGAAGAIEAIAAIKSIENQVIPPTINTTTLDPAIPDTLKFVLKDAMDHKVKVAMSNTFGFGGHNGIVVFKAI, from the coding sequence ATGTTAAACAGAGTAGTTATAACAGGTCTGGGCGCTTTAACACCGCTTGGAAATAATGTAAAAACTTATTGGCAAAACTTAGTTGCCGGTAAAAGCGGCGCGGCAACCATCACCCGTTTTGATGCATCATTGTTTCGTACGCAATTTGCCTGCGAACTGAAAGATTTCAATATCACAGATCATCTGGATAAAGCCGAATTAAAACGTACCGATACCTTTACCCAATATGCCCTTGTAGCAGCAGATGAAGCTATCAAAGATTCGGGATTTGAGTTGAGTAAAATGGATCCGTTTGATATTGGTATTATCTGGGGTAGCGGACAAGGCGGTATGGAAACTTTTGAAGAGCAGGTGACCGAATACGCCAGGGGAAACGGACAACCAAGGTTTAGCCCGTTCTTTGTGCCTAAATTTATTTCCAATATGGCTTCGGGCATGATCTCTATCCGTAATGGTTTTATGGGGATCAATTACACAACCGTTTCGGCCTGTGCAACGTCTAACACCGCTATTATGGACGCCTTTAACTATATCCGTTTAGGTAAGGCTAAAATCATAGTTACAGGTGGTTCAGAAGCGCCTATTACACCAGCTTCTATCGGCGGTTTTAGTTCTATGAAAGCGATGTCTGCGCGCAATGATGACCCTCAACATGCTTCAAGGCCATTTGATATCGATCGTGATGGTTTTGTTATGGGCGAAGGTGCCGGTGCTTTAGTACTGGAAGACTATGACCACGCGGTTGCCCGCGGCGCACATATTTATGCCGAAGTAACCGGAGCATCCATGACAGCTGATGCTTATCACATGACAGCTACCCATCCTGAAGGACTTGGTGCCGCCCGTGCTATGCAGCAGGCACTAACCGAATCGGGTTTAAGCATCGAAGATGTTGACTACCTGAACATGCATGCTACCTCAACCCCGGTAGGCGATCTTTCGGAGATCAATGCTTTACTGGCAGTTAGCAAAAATAAAGAGATAAAAACCATCATAGGATCAACCAAATCAATGACCGGTCACCTGCTTGGTGCTGCCGGTGCTATTGAGGCTATCGCTGCTATTAAATCGATAGAAAATCAGGTGATCCCTCCAACTATCAATACCACAACTTTAGACCCGGCTATTCCTGATACTTTGAAATTTGTATTGAAGGATGCCATGGACCACAAAGTAAAAGTAGCTATGAGCAACACTTTTGGCTTTGGTGGCCATAATGGGATAGTGGTGTTTAAGGCGATATAA
- a CDS encoding oxaloacetate decarboxylase — protein MSSAINNNQNQKAEVFKALHERDGLFIIPNPWDAGSTKILTGLGFEAFTTTSAGLAYTLGRPDGHAMISREETLDNALSIINATHLPVAADLENGFGDTPEICAETILAAAGVGLVGGSIEDATGDDQNPIYNFELSVTRVKAAVEAARSLPFHFTLTARAENMIHGKIDLQDTIKRLVAYADAGADVLFAPGLKTREQISEVVKAVAPKPVNIVLGAAGFDISFNELADLGVKRVSLGSALARAALGAFQRAAIELSNGGYSFVNDAVPYLELNKIFGK, from the coding sequence ATGTCATCTGCAATAAATAATAATCAAAATCAAAAAGCTGAAGTTTTTAAAGCGCTGCATGAACGCGATGGTTTGTTCATTATCCCTAACCCATGGGATGCCGGCTCGACCAAAATTTTAACAGGGTTGGGCTTTGAGGCTTTTACCACAACAAGCGCCGGCTTGGCTTACACGCTTGGCCGTCCGGATGGGCATGCTATGATCAGTCGCGAGGAAACCCTTGATAATGCCTTGTCTATTATCAATGCCACGCACCTGCCTGTGGCTGCCGATCTGGAGAATGGTTTTGGCGATACTCCCGAAATCTGTGCCGAAACAATTTTAGCAGCAGCCGGCGTTGGATTGGTTGGCGGTTCGATAGAGGATGCCACGGGTGATGACCAAAATCCCATTTATAATTTTGAGCTTTCTGTTACCCGCGTCAAGGCTGCTGTTGAAGCCGCGCGAAGCCTGCCTTTTCACTTTACATTAACCGCCAGAGCAGAAAACATGATCCACGGAAAAATTGATCTGCAGGACACTATCAAACGTCTTGTTGCTTATGCCGATGCCGGAGCTGATGTGCTATTTGCGCCGGGACTTAAAACAAGAGAACAAATAAGTGAAGTGGTAAAAGCTGTTGCACCTAAGCCTGTAAATATTGTACTTGGTGCTGCCGGGTTCGATATCAGTTTTAATGAACTTGCCGATCTGGGCGTAAAAAGGGTAAGTCTTGGTTCTGCATTGGCAAGGGCTGCTTTGGGCGCATTTCAGCGGGCTGCTATTGAATTAAGCAATGGAGGCTATAGTTTTGTGAATGATGCAGTACCTTATTTGGAATTAAATAAAATTTTTGGAAAATAA